The following nucleotide sequence is from Bdellovibrio sp. ArHS.
CATCGTAATTGTCGTCTTTTCTTCCCAGCAGATAGAGGCTGTGTTGCCAATAGCCCGCTTTCGGTCCGAGCGTTGTAATAGTGCCATTGTTGACCTCGTCAAGCAGATAAGGAACCGGCATAAAGCCAACCCCAGCGCCATCAACAATAGCCCGTCCCACAACAGATATAATATCACTTTCAATGACAACCTTTTTGCGGGCTTTGATCTCTTGAAAGAAGAGATCAGTTTCATGTCGCAATTTCATTTTGTACGACGGGATGATCAGTCCCCAGGGCACGGCATTCAAAAATTCCAGGGCCGAAGTGCTGCGAGAGACGCGAATTTTTAGATCCTTAAGATTTTTGGTTGAGACCATCAGATTCACGGGCATGTTGGCCGAAGCCAGTTCTTTCACGTCGTCGGCGTAAATGGGTTTGTTGGTTAAAACCAAGTCAATGTCATGGCTGCGTAATTGATTTAACAGAATTTCCGAGGGCGCAGAGCTGACGAAAAATGTTTTTTCTATATCCCGGCGTTTCTCTTTGATTAAAGGACTTAGCAAGTCAGCAATAAAGGGCCGCTCTACTTGATCGGTGACACCGATGCGAATTCTTTGACTTTGTTTTTCGCTTGGACTTCGTAAGCTTTCCGCAAACTCATTGGCGATATCAAAGATTTTTTTGGAATACGCGAAGGCCTTTTCTCCCTCGGCGGTCAGCTGTAAGTTTCGTCCTTTTTTTTCGAAAAGTTTTTGGTCAATGGCAGACTCAAATACCTTCAGTTGGGAACTGAGGGAAGGTTGGCTGATATGCAGGTATTTTGCGGCGTTGCTGACTCCGCCTAGCCTCGCGGTGACATAAAAGTAATAAAGATGGTTGTAATTAAACATGAAATTGGACCCCCGTATGACAACGATTAAACGGCGCCGTTTTGGAACTGGCTTTTTGTCTAGCTTCTGTAAGTGCTGAAACTTCCTCAAAATTACAATCTGTAGTCCAGCAAACCTATAACTTTAAACTAACTATGTCATCCAAATTATATATTTAAAGAAATCATAGTTCTTAGCGATAATGAACTCAGAAGGAGGTAGATATGCAAACAGACATCTACTACAGAGACATCACTAAGACTGAAAACCTTGAGGCTTATTTGTTGGAAAAGGTGGAAGGTACAGTCGAAGACTTCTTTAAAAACGACAGTGGTGCTCACCTCACAGTGCGGGT
It contains:
- a CDS encoding LysR family transcriptional regulator, translated to MFNYNHLYYFYVTARLGGVSNAAKYLHISQPSLSSQLKVFESAIDQKLFEKKGRNLQLTAEGEKAFAYSKKIFDIANEFAESLRSPSEKQSQRIRIGVTDQVERPFIADLLSPLIKEKRRDIEKTFFVSSAPSEILLNQLRSHDIDLVLTNKPIYADDVKELASANMPVNLMVSTKNLKDLKIRVSRSTSALEFLNAVPWGLIIPSYKMKLRHETDLFFQEIKARKKVVIESDIISVVGRAIVDGAGVGFMPVPYLLDEVNNGTITTLGPKAGYWQHSLYLLGRKDDNYDDTVEDVKNSIKKMEKI